One segment of Caldanaerobius polysaccharolyticus DSM 13641 DNA contains the following:
- the prfA gene encoding peptide chain release factor 1 yields the protein MLDRLELIKKRYDELTKMIGDPEVVQDVDRYTKVLKERSELESIALKYDEYKRVIDDIDAANELLDETDDVDYKNMLKSEIEQLKSDKQRLEGEIRLLLLPKDPNDEKNVIMEIRAGAGGDEAALFAADLYRMYVMYAESKGWKIDIMNSNDTDIGGYKEIVFMVVGKGAYSRLKYESGVHRVQRVPATEAGGRIHTSTATVAVLPEAEEVEVEINPNDIRVDVFRSSGHGGQSVNTTDSAVRITHIPTGIVVTCQDEKSQLKNKEKALKVLRARLYEKAQREKEEQLASERRSMVGTGDRSERIRTYNFPQGRVTDHRINLTLYRLQSVLDGDLDELIDALIAEDQKRKVNSSQGD from the coding sequence ATGCTCGACAGATTGGAATTGATTAAAAAAAGGTACGATGAACTTACAAAGATGATAGGCGATCCCGAGGTCGTACAGGATGTGGACAGGTACACAAAGGTTTTGAAAGAGCGGTCAGAGTTAGAGAGTATTGCGTTAAAATATGACGAATACAAAAGGGTAATTGACGATATTGATGCTGCCAACGAATTGTTGGATGAAACCGATGACGTTGATTATAAGAATATGCTGAAGTCCGAGATAGAACAGCTCAAATCAGACAAACAGAGGCTGGAAGGTGAGATAAGGCTTCTTTTGTTACCCAAGGACCCCAACGACGAAAAAAATGTCATCATGGAGATAAGAGCTGGTGCCGGAGGCGATGAGGCGGCGTTGTTCGCTGCTGACCTTTACAGAATGTACGTAATGTACGCAGAATCCAAGGGGTGGAAGATAGATATAATGAATTCCAACGACACCGATATAGGCGGTTACAAAGAGATAGTGTTTATGGTCGTTGGAAAAGGGGCCTATTCCAGGTTGAAATATGAAAGCGGAGTCCACAGGGTACAGAGGGTGCCTGCGACGGAAGCAGGAGGTAGAATACATACGTCTACGGCGACGGTTGCTGTTTTACCTGAAGCTGAAGAGGTGGAAGTGGAGATAAATCCCAACGATATAAGAGTTGACGTGTTCAGGTCCTCGGGCCATGGCGGGCAGAGCGTAAATACCACCGATTCTGCGGTGAGAATAACTCATATCCCTACGGGTATTGTGGTTACGTGCCAGGATGAAAAGTCCCAGCTTAAGAACAAGGAAAAAGCCTTGAAGGTGTTGAGGGCAAGGCTTTACGAGAAAGCCCAAAGGGAGAAAGAGGAACAGCTGGCCTCTGAGAGGAGATCCATGGTGGGAACAGGGGATAGGAGCGAGCGCATACGCACGTATAACTTCCCTCAGGGGAGGGTTACGGATCACAGGATAAACCTGACGCTATACCGATTGCAGAGCGTTCTCGATGGAGATCTAGACGAATTGATCGACGCCCTTATAGCCGAAGACCAAAAGCGCAAGGTGAATTCTTCCCAGGGAGATTAA
- a CDS encoding MtnX-like HAD-IB family phosphatase, with product MRAYLLDFDGTMTVEDVGDGIIKNFAKDGWQEYLELWVQRKITTEQCAKGQWELIEGPSQQLYDYIQSRELDPYLPEFLQYCKQENYAVYINSDGFDFYIKRILEKYHLDLKGYYNHLSWDGNRWCFDFPFSDSQCKLCGNCKANNVKKLKDKGYEVVYVGDGYSDRCACSYADTVYAKNHLLQYCIDMGLPHIPFNNFKDILEGEKKRAKTV from the coding sequence ATGAGGGCATATCTTTTGGATTTTGACGGCACAATGACCGTAGAAGATGTGGGAGACGGGATAATAAAAAACTTCGCCAAAGATGGATGGCAAGAATATTTGGAACTGTGGGTACAGCGCAAAATAACCACTGAACAATGCGCAAAGGGACAATGGGAGTTGATAGAAGGACCATCCCAGCAGCTTTACGATTACATCCAGTCAAGGGAATTGGATCCGTACCTACCAGAATTCTTGCAATACTGCAAGCAAGAGAATTACGCTGTGTATATAAACAGCGATGGCTTTGATTTTTATATAAAGCGAATACTGGAAAAATACCATCTCGACTTAAAGGGCTATTATAACCATCTGTCATGGGACGGCAACAGATGGTGTTTTGACTTTCCTTTCTCTGACAGCCAGTGTAAATTATGCGGAAACTGTAAAGCCAATAACGTAAAAAAACTTAAAGACAAAGGTTATGAAGTGGTATACGTGGGAGACGGCTATTCAGATAGATGCGCCTGTAGCTACGCTGATACGGTTTACGCTAAAAACCATTTATTGCAATACTGTATCGACATGGGCCTTCCCCACATACCCTTTAATAATTTCAAAGATATACTGGAAGGCGAAAAAAAACGAGCAAAAACAGTATAA
- a CDS encoding tRNA1(Val) (adenine(37)-N6)-methyltransferase: protein MEQNEVVDDIGYGLKIIQKRKGVKFGIDAVLLSHFVTVKKHDSIADLGTGCGIIPLLLYGIHRGYITVTGIEIQPSYADMAQRSVKLNRLEDHIRIIKGDLKEASRILGSQNFDVVITNPPYRKASDGKISPDDERAIARHEILCTLDDIIKAANTLLKYRGKFAMVHLPERLPEIMCAVKKYSLEPKRMRLVYPYSQSPPSLMLLECIKGGNPQLNILPPLVVYREDGSYTDEILDIYGKS, encoded by the coding sequence ATGGAACAAAACGAAGTAGTAGACGATATAGGCTATGGCCTTAAGATAATTCAAAAGCGCAAAGGGGTTAAATTTGGCATAGATGCCGTTTTGCTTTCCCATTTTGTTACCGTAAAAAAACACGACTCGATAGCAGACCTGGGCACAGGGTGTGGAATTATACCTCTTTTGCTATACGGAATACACCGCGGCTACATAACCGTTACAGGGATAGAAATCCAGCCATCATATGCAGACATGGCACAAAGGAGCGTAAAATTAAACAGGTTAGAAGACCACATAAGGATAATAAAAGGGGACTTAAAAGAGGCCTCCCGCATACTGGGCTCACAAAACTTTGACGTAGTGATCACAAATCCTCCTTACAGGAAAGCTTCAGACGGGAAAATAAGTCCTGATGACGAACGGGCTATAGCCAGGCATGAGATCTTATGCACCCTTGACGACATAATCAAAGCCGCCAATACCCTGTTAAAATACAGAGGGAAATTTGCCATGGTACACCTGCCGGAGCGATTACCTGAAATAATGTGCGCAGTAAAAAAATACTCTTTAGAGCCCAAGCGCATGAGGCTTGTTTATCCTTACAGCCAATCGCCCCCCAGCCTTATGCTCCTCGAGTGCATAAAAGGGGGCAACCCTCAGTTAAACATCTTGCCTCCTCTCGTGGTGTACCGAGAGGACGGAAGCTATACCGATGAGATATTGGATATATACGGGAAATCCTGA
- the rsmI gene encoding 16S rRNA (cytidine(1402)-2'-O)-methyltransferase codes for MANWGILYLCPTPIGNMEDITLRTLNVLKTVDVIAAEDTRHTIKLLNHYGISKPLISYHEHNEKSRSQEIIKTLKNGKSVALVSDAGMPLISDPGQELVKLAIDEGIKVVPLPGPSAALTALIASGIATRRFCFEGFLPENKKERQKILEELKSERRTIIIYESPHHLAKTLRDLFSSLGNRKITVARELTKIHEEFFHADLRSALEHFSQEVKGEFVLVLDGNQEPAQENWNNLSILDHINLYMSSGMSKMEAIKNVARDRNMPKSEVYKHAIDK; via the coding sequence ATGGCAAATTGGGGGATTCTATACTTATGTCCCACCCCTATAGGCAACATGGAAGATATAACCCTGAGGACTTTAAATGTGTTAAAAACCGTAGACGTCATCGCTGCAGAGGACACCAGACACACTATTAAACTGTTAAACCATTACGGCATATCCAAGCCTCTCATAAGCTACCATGAGCACAACGAAAAAAGCCGTTCACAGGAAATCATAAAGACCCTTAAAAATGGAAAATCAGTAGCTCTCGTATCCGACGCTGGCATGCCTTTGATATCAGATCCCGGACAGGAGCTAGTAAAGCTGGCAATAGATGAGGGTATAAAAGTAGTACCTTTACCAGGACCTTCCGCTGCTTTAACCGCCCTTATCGCCTCAGGTATCGCCACGAGACGCTTTTGCTTTGAAGGTTTTCTACCCGAAAACAAAAAAGAGCGCCAAAAAATCCTAGAGGAACTCAAATCAGAAAGGCGCACGATAATAATATACGAATCCCCCCATCACCTGGCAAAAACCCTTAGGGATCTTTTTAGCTCACTGGGCAATCGCAAAATAACAGTGGCCCGAGAGCTTACAAAAATCCACGAAGAATTCTTTCACGCCGACTTAAGAAGTGCCCTGGAGCACTTTAGCCAAGAGGTGAAAGGGGAATTCGTATTGGTACTTGATGGAAATCAAGAACCTGCCCAAGAAAATTGGAATAATCTGTCCATCTTAGATCATATAAATCTTTACATGTCATCAGGCATGTCTAAAATGGAGGCGATTAAAAACGTCGCCAGGGATAGAAATATGCCCAAAAGCGAGGTTTATAAGCACGCTATTGACAAATAG
- a CDS encoding tryptophan transporter — MKLRQEITIALLLVIGLLLHYLTPPIFATVKPDLLLSMMFICILLFPTFKNTLLTAFLSGIFTALTTGMPGGQIPNFIEKFITAFIVLFIVYALGKLHNQIKLGIISLVGTAISGTVFLSLAAAFGAFKMAAFVPTFIAVVVPAAVLNFVVSYILYNVVLAAKKSTNVTF; from the coding sequence ATGAAACTAAGGCAGGAAATAACTATAGCGCTCTTGCTTGTCATAGGGTTGTTGTTGCACTACCTCACTCCTCCGATCTTCGCTACAGTTAAGCCAGACCTGTTGTTGTCCATGATGTTCATATGCATTTTGCTGTTTCCCACTTTTAAAAACACCCTTTTGACAGCATTTTTGAGCGGTATATTTACAGCGTTGACCACAGGCATGCCGGGAGGGCAGATCCCTAACTTTATCGAAAAATTTATAACAGCCTTTATCGTCCTCTTTATTGTTTACGCACTGGGTAAGCTTCATAACCAAATCAAACTGGGAATAATCTCCCTGGTGGGCACAGCCATAAGCGGCACGGTGTTTTTGTCGTTGGCAGCTGCTTTTGGCGCGTTTAAAATGGCCGCGTTTGTGCCTACTTTTATAGCAGTGGTAGTACCCGCGGCTGTACTCAATTTCGTCGTATCGTACATCCTCTACAACGTGGTTCTCGCCGCTAAAAAATCCACCAATGTGACCTTTTAA
- a CDS encoding ZIP family metal transporter: MFEIIIFSFFTGIIGTGIGGLIAFIYKKPTDKLISTTLGFASGLMLAVVCFDLLPHAFDTGGLINGILGMVIGVLLVTYFDMKVGEVLPDRSNARGVDYIKMGILMGMAIAVHNFPEGLAIGTGFSTSPEMGMGLMLVIGLHDVPEGIAMAAPMSIGGLNKYKAFLYTLLSGVPTGIAALIGLYIGKISPAVISQSMGFAGGAMLYVTCGEMIPRSRSIYVGRISIFGMIFGVIGGIIITRILR; the protein is encoded by the coding sequence TTGTTTGAGATAATAATATTTAGCTTTTTTACGGGGATAATCGGGACGGGGATTGGTGGGCTCATAGCCTTTATATACAAAAAACCTACTGATAAGCTCATAAGTACTACATTGGGTTTTGCCAGCGGCCTGATGCTGGCTGTGGTGTGCTTTGACCTCCTGCCCCACGCCTTTGACACAGGTGGGTTGATAAACGGCATTTTGGGTATGGTTATAGGGGTTCTGCTGGTTACGTATTTTGATATGAAGGTAGGGGAAGTTTTACCTGACAGAAGCAACGCCAGAGGAGTGGATTACATAAAAATGGGGATCCTCATGGGCATGGCCATTGCTGTGCACAATTTCCCCGAAGGGCTAGCCATTGGTACCGGTTTTTCCACTTCACCAGAAATGGGTATGGGTTTGATGCTGGTGATAGGTCTGCACGATGTTCCTGAGGGTATAGCTATGGCTGCACCCATGAGCATTGGAGGTTTAAATAAGTACAAGGCGTTTTTATACACGCTGTTGTCAGGGGTGCCTACAGGTATAGCTGCCCTAATAGGTCTTTATATTGGGAAAATATCCCCTGCAGTAATTTCTCAATCTATGGGTTTTGCAGGGGGAGCGATGCTTTACGTTACCTGTGGCGAAATGATACCTCGTTCTCGAAGTATATATGTAGGAAGAATTTCGATTTTCGGGATGATTTTTGGCGTGATTGGAGGTATAATAATCACTAGGATTTTAAGGTGA
- a CDS encoding TatD family hydrolase: MLIDVHAHLDDAAYDQDREQVIKEIKDKGMIVVNSASDLPTIASTFELAQNNDFVYATLGVHPYEAAQVNEKELDKMAQLLSHPKVIGVGEIGLDYHMENFDKKLQQKAFIDQLELANEYKMPVIVHDRDAHGDTMDILKKHMKVTGVMHCFSGSYEMARQCLDMGMYISIGGVLTFKNARKTVEVIEKVPLERLLTETDCPYLTPEPYRGTRNKPVYVEYVVEKIAEIKGIDREEVERIVYQNVKRVFPKVR, from the coding sequence ATGTTGATAGATGTACATGCACACTTAGACGATGCTGCGTACGACCAAGACAGAGAACAGGTCATCAAGGAAATAAAAGACAAGGGTATGATAGTGGTCAACTCCGCTTCGGATTTGCCTACTATTGCTTCTACCTTTGAACTTGCTCAAAATAACGATTTTGTGTATGCGACTTTAGGAGTGCACCCTTACGAAGCAGCCCAAGTAAATGAGAAAGAGCTGGATAAAATGGCACAGCTGCTGTCCCACCCCAAGGTAATTGGAGTGGGGGAGATAGGCCTTGACTATCATATGGAGAATTTTGATAAAAAGTTGCAGCAAAAGGCCTTTATAGATCAGCTGGAGCTGGCCAATGAGTACAAAATGCCTGTGATTGTGCACGATAGGGATGCCCATGGCGATACTATGGATATATTAAAAAAACACATGAAAGTGACAGGGGTTATGCACTGTTTCTCGGGTAGCTACGAGATGGCAAGACAGTGCCTGGATATGGGCATGTACATATCCATCGGTGGAGTGCTCACTTTTAAAAATGCCAGAAAGACGGTGGAGGTAATTGAGAAGGTGCCTTTGGAGCGCCTCCTCACTGAAACTGATTGTCCTTATCTTACGCCAGAGCCCTACAGAGGGACTCGCAATAAGCCTGTTTACGTAGAATACGTGGTGGAGAAGATCGCCGAGATAAAGGGAATTGACCGCGAAGAGGTGGAAAGGATTGTCTACCAGAATGTCAAGAGAGTTTTCCCAAAAGTGAGATAG
- a CDS encoding AbrB/MazE/SpoVT family DNA-binding domain-containing protein encodes MKSTGVVRRVDELGRVVLPIELRRTMNINEKDALEIYVDGDSIILKKYEPACIFCGDAKGVINYKGKNICPSCIEELKNTVIK; translated from the coding sequence ATGAAATCGACAGGTGTTGTAAGAAGGGTGGATGAGCTGGGAAGGGTGGTCTTACCCATTGAGCTCAGGAGGACGATGAACATCAATGAAAAAGACGCCCTTGAGATTTACGTCGATGGAGACAGTATTATATTGAAAAAATATGAACCAGCATGTATCTTTTGCGGTGATGCAAAGGGAGTTATAAATTACAAAGGGAAGAATATATGCCCTTCTTGCATTGAAGAACTAAAAAATACTGTCATAAAATAG
- a CDS encoding L-threonylcarbamoyladenylate synthase codes for MTKVFHVTREHPENDALRQAARFILEGGIVAFPTETVYGLGANALNPHAVKKIFQAKGRPQDNPLIVHISDFDEVYKYAELVPDKAKILMERFWPGPMTLVLKKKDIIPDVITAGLDSVGIRMPDHPVARAFIKACGVPIAAPSANISGKPSPTRAEHVFEDLNGKIDAIIDGGPCDVGLESTVIDVTGRIPFILRPGGVTREQIEDVIGEVAIDPAVKGDAGRRDFKPKAPGMKYKHYSPEAEVYIVKGKVEDVVDEINRLAEKDLSEGKKVGIMATAQTYKMYKYGNVMLVGDRKDTLSIAHNLFDALREFDRERMDIIYAEAVDEKGLGFAIMNRLIKAAGYKILNV; via the coding sequence ATGACCAAGGTTTTTCACGTGACCAGAGAGCACCCAGAAAATGACGCGTTAAGACAAGCTGCCAGATTTATATTAGAAGGTGGCATAGTGGCGTTTCCTACCGAGACCGTTTATGGATTGGGAGCTAATGCCCTGAATCCCCATGCTGTTAAAAAGATATTTCAAGCTAAAGGAAGGCCCCAGGATAACCCGCTGATTGTCCACATTTCGGATTTTGATGAGGTGTATAAATACGCGGAATTGGTCCCTGATAAAGCTAAAATACTTATGGAAAGGTTCTGGCCCGGTCCGATGACACTGGTGCTAAAGAAGAAGGATATTATACCAGACGTGATAACAGCAGGGTTGGATTCGGTGGGCATAAGAATGCCAGATCACCCGGTGGCCAGGGCTTTTATAAAGGCATGTGGGGTGCCTATAGCAGCTCCCAGTGCCAACATATCTGGAAAGCCAAGCCCCACCAGGGCGGAGCATGTCTTTGAGGATTTAAACGGAAAAATAGATGCTATAATAGATGGAGGCCCTTGTGATGTAGGGTTAGAATCCACGGTTATAGATGTGACTGGGCGTATTCCCTTTATACTCAGACCCGGTGGAGTAACCCGGGAGCAGATTGAGGATGTGATAGGAGAGGTTGCTATCGATCCTGCGGTAAAAGGAGATGCTGGCCGGAGAGATTTTAAACCCAAGGCGCCAGGCATGAAATACAAGCATTATTCCCCGGAGGCGGAGGTTTACATTGTCAAAGGCAAAGTAGAAGACGTGGTAGACGAGATCAACAGGCTGGCAGAAAAAGACTTGTCAGAGGGGAAGAAAGTAGGTATAATGGCTACAGCGCAGACGTACAAAATGTACAAGTACGGCAATGTAATGTTGGTTGGAGATAGAAAAGATACATTGAGCATTGCTCACAATCTTTTTGATGCTCTCAGAGAATTTGACAGGGAGAGAATGGACATAATATACGCCGAAGCTGTAGACGAAAAGGGATTGGGCTTTGCTATAATGAATCGATTGATTAAAGCAGCGGGATATAAAATTCTAAATGTTTGA
- the metG gene encoding methionine--tRNA ligase, translating into MAKTYYITTPIYYPSDKLHIGHSYTTVAADALARFKRLTGYDVWFLTGTDEHGQKIQRIASEKGVSPKEYVDGIVEWIKGLWKLLNVSYDQFIRTTDPQHMAIVQNIFTRLYEKGDIYKSEYTGWYCTPCESFWTERQLVDGKCPDCGRDVELVKEESYFFRLSKYADKLLEYYREHPDFIQPESRLNEMVSFIKSGLEDLCVSRTSFDWGIPVPFDPKHVIYVWIDALSNYITALGYSTDHDEAYKKFWPADVHLVGKEIVRFHTIIWPAMLMALGEPLPKKVFGHGWLVLEGGKMSKSKGNVIDPWVLVEKYGVDAVRYYLLREIPFGSDGTYTNEALVKRINSDLANDLGNLVSRTVTMIEKYFGGRIPAPSQREGVDDDLIQMAVDLPALVERYMDSLQISNALAEIFKLVDRCNKYIDETMPWVLAKDAAKKGRLATVLYNLAEAIRYISVLLTPYMPDTPPKIYAQLGVSDELTTWDSLKAWGGLREGTEVHRGENLFPRIEEKSERPEAPHEITVSNAPSTDTPYITIDDFAKLDLRVAKVMEAERVQGTDKLLKLKLQVGDEVRQVVSGIAQHYAPEELIGKDLVLVANLKPVKLRGIDSQGMILAASSDDGGKLVLVTLDGDIPSGSKVR; encoded by the coding sequence ATGGCAAAGACGTATTACATAACCACGCCGATATATTATCCCAGCGACAAGCTGCATATAGGGCATTCTTATACCACAGTAGCGGCGGATGCCTTGGCCAGGTTTAAAAGGCTGACGGGTTACGACGTGTGGTTTTTGACCGGCACCGATGAACACGGGCAGAAAATACAGAGGATAGCGTCGGAAAAAGGCGTCTCGCCGAAGGAGTACGTGGATGGCATTGTGGAGTGGATAAAAGGGCTGTGGAAGTTGCTCAATGTAAGCTACGATCAGTTTATAAGAACCACTGACCCACAGCATATGGCCATTGTGCAGAATATATTTACCAGGCTTTACGAAAAAGGGGATATATACAAAAGCGAATACACCGGTTGGTACTGTACCCCTTGCGAATCCTTTTGGACGGAAAGGCAATTGGTTGATGGCAAATGCCCTGACTGCGGCAGGGACGTAGAGCTGGTTAAAGAGGAGAGTTACTTTTTCAGGTTGTCCAAATACGCCGATAAGTTGCTGGAGTACTACAGGGAGCACCCTGACTTCATTCAACCTGAGTCCAGGCTTAATGAGATGGTAAGTTTTATAAAGTCGGGGCTGGAAGATTTGTGCGTATCCAGGACGTCTTTTGACTGGGGTATACCTGTGCCTTTTGACCCCAAGCACGTCATATACGTGTGGATTGACGCTTTAAGCAATTATATCACCGCCTTAGGTTATTCTACAGACCACGACGAGGCATACAAAAAGTTCTGGCCCGCTGACGTGCACCTGGTGGGCAAGGAGATCGTGAGGTTCCACACCATAATATGGCCTGCCATGCTTATGGCTCTAGGAGAGCCGTTGCCCAAAAAGGTTTTTGGCCATGGGTGGCTGGTGCTGGAAGGAGGTAAGATGTCTAAATCCAAGGGCAACGTGATAGATCCCTGGGTGCTGGTGGAGAAGTACGGTGTGGATGCGGTTAGGTATTATCTGCTCAGGGAGATACCCTTTGGGTCTGACGGCACGTACACCAATGAAGCCCTGGTCAAGAGGATAAACTCCGATCTGGCCAACGATTTAGGAAATCTCGTCAGCAGAACAGTAACCATGATAGAAAAGTATTTTGGCGGCAGGATTCCTGCGCCGTCGCAAAGAGAGGGCGTGGATGATGACCTCATTCAAATGGCCGTTGATTTACCTGCGCTGGTGGAAAGATATATGGATTCGCTGCAGATAAGCAATGCTCTTGCGGAGATATTCAAGCTGGTAGACAGATGCAACAAGTATATAGATGAGACGATGCCATGGGTTCTGGCGAAGGATGCAGCTAAAAAAGGAAGGCTGGCGACGGTCCTGTATAACCTGGCTGAGGCCATAAGGTATATATCGGTTCTCCTCACGCCTTATATGCCTGACACACCTCCCAAGATATACGCTCAGCTAGGCGTAAGTGATGAGCTCACTACGTGGGATAGCCTGAAAGCGTGGGGAGGGTTGCGCGAAGGGACCGAGGTGCATAGGGGCGAAAACCTGTTCCCGAGGATAGAAGAGAAATCAGAGCGGCCAGAGGCTCCTCATGAAATCACTGTTTCCAATGCTCCGAGTACTGATACGCCTTATATAACCATTGACGACTTTGCTAAATTGGATCTGAGGGTAGCTAAGGTGATGGAAGCCGAGCGCGTGCAGGGGACCGACAAGCTGCTTAAGTTGAAGCTCCAGGTAGGCGATGAGGTGAGACAGGTGGTATCAGGTATAGCCCAGCATTACGCTCCTGAAGAATTGATAGGCAAGGACCTGGTACTGGTGGCTAACTTAAAGCCTGTAAAGTTAAGAGGAATAGATTCCCAAGGCATGATACTGGCTGCGTCCTCTGACGATGGTGGTAAGCTGGTACTGGTCACTTTGGATGGTGACATCCCCAGCGGGAGCAAGGTGAGATAA
- a CDS encoding spore maturation protein: MTALQIISRWTIPLILFIVLLAGLLKKVPLYEVFIEGAKEGFDTVVKIIPPLIAMFVAINMFRASGALDAIVKFLSPITSLIGMPAEALPLALMRPLSGGASLGIVSDLLKNYGPDSTVGRMASIMYGSTETTVYVLTVYFGAVGIKNIRYALLAGLLTDLCSIILAVLITHVMFG, translated from the coding sequence ATGACCGCTCTTCAGATCATATCCCGCTGGACCATACCACTCATTTTGTTTATTGTACTCCTCGCAGGCCTTTTAAAAAAAGTGCCCCTTTATGAGGTCTTTATTGAAGGTGCAAAGGAAGGGTTTGATACCGTAGTCAAGATAATACCGCCACTGATAGCTATGTTTGTAGCTATAAACATGTTCAGAGCATCAGGTGCCCTGGATGCTATCGTCAAATTTTTATCGCCTATCACGTCACTGATAGGAATGCCTGCAGAAGCACTCCCTTTAGCCCTCATGAGACCCCTCTCAGGAGGAGCATCTTTGGGAATAGTTTCAGATCTGTTGAAAAATTACGGCCCCGACTCTACCGTTGGCAGAATGGCCTCTATCATGTACGGTTCCACGGAGACAACTGTGTATGTCCTCACGGTGTATTTCGGCGCAGTAGGTATAAAAAACATACGATATGCCCTCTTAGCAGGACTACTCACAGACCTGTGCAGCATAATCCTTGCCGTGCTGATAACTCACGTGATGTTCGGTTGA
- a CDS encoding nucleoside recognition domain-containing protein, with protein MINTIWFLLIFLSLVIGSINGRIDQVVNAAVESSTKAVEMALGLIGVMSLWLGIMKIAEKEGLIQSLSHVIMPFIRRIFSDIPPNHPSIGAMVMNISANMLGLGNAATPFGIKAMKLLQELNPHKDTATDAMCTFLIVNTGCIQLLPTTIIAIRAAAGSKDPMEIVSGVIITSTLTLVCGIFIAKSFEKDR; from the coding sequence TTGATAAATACCATATGGTTTCTCCTCATATTTCTGAGCCTGGTAATAGGGTCAATAAATGGAAGGATTGATCAGGTGGTAAATGCAGCTGTGGAATCTTCCACAAAGGCTGTAGAAATGGCCCTAGGCCTTATAGGGGTTATGTCTTTATGGCTGGGAATAATGAAAATAGCGGAAAAAGAAGGGTTGATACAAAGCCTCTCCCACGTCATAATGCCTTTTATCAGGAGGATCTTCTCAGACATACCGCCGAACCATCCATCTATCGGAGCCATGGTGATGAACATATCGGCTAACATGCTGGGATTAGGCAATGCCGCTACCCCTTTTGGCATAAAGGCCATGAAATTGCTCCAGGAGCTAAACCCTCACAAAGATACCGCCACTGACGCCATGTGCACCTTTCTCATAGTAAATACAGGCTGTATCCAGTTGTTACCCACCACTATCATAGCCATCAGGGCCGCTGCTGGTTCTAAAGACCCAATGGAAATTGTAAGCGGTGTAATTATAACCTCTACCTTAACGCTGGTATGTGGCATCTTTATCGCAAAGTCCTTTGAAAAAGACAGGTGA